ACCTACGCTAGCACCAATCAAAACATATCTATTTTGCATTCCTTCATAATGTTTCCCCTCAAATCTCAACTGATTAAAGTCACGTTGACCGATTCTCGCCGCAGCTAAACCAATGACTGCACCGATTGCGGCAGTTACTACAGATGAAAATATAATTGCTCTGAGGTTCATGACAGAGTGGTAGTTGGTAGTTGGTAGTTGGTAGGTGGTAGTTGGTAGGTGGTAGTTGGTAGTTGAGTGGTGTGTAACAACTGATAACTTTGTAGAGACGTTACATGTAACGTCTCTACACTGATAACTGATACTCGTATTTTGTCAAGATCGCTGCATGTCATGCCAAAAAGTGACAAAATAATTCATAAATTAGAATTTGTCATTTGACAATTGATGTACGGGTGGGTTTTGGGCAAAGATCGATCGTGACAAACCGTGAATCTGTTGCTAAACCCGCCCCTACGATAACTAATAACTGATGCAATACATTCTAGGATTAGATCTAGGCACGACAGGGAATCGAGCAATTTTGTTCGATGCTGAAGGTGCGATCGCTGGTCAAGCCTATAAAGAACTGAGGCAATATTATCCTCAACCTGGCTATTTAGAACACGATCCTGAAGAGATTTGGCAAGATACTTACACTTGTATACAACAAATTCTCAAACATACAGGTATTTCAGCAAATGCGATCGCGGCAATTGGTTTGTCGGTACAGCGAGAAACCTGTTTATTGTGGGATAAGACAACAGGTAAACCCTTGCACAAAGCAATTGTCTGGCAAGATCGGCGTACCGCGTCTATGTGTCGGCAATTACAAGCAAAAGGACAGGCAAAGACAATTCAAGAACGGACTGGATTAATTGTCGATGCCTACTTTTCGGCAACTAAATTCGCGTGGTTGCTCGATTGGGTACGGGATAAAAATATAAATATAAATCTGGATAATATTCTGGCTGGGACGATCGACACTTGGATCTTATGGAAATTAACGGGTGGCAAGGTTCACGCTACTGACCATAGTAATGCCAGCCGCACGATGTTGATGAATCTAGCGCAGGGAAATTGGGACTCGCAACTCCTCGATTTATTTCAGATTCCCGATCGCATCATGCCGCAAATTCAGCCGAGTTTGGGTATGTTTGGCGAAACCGATCCGCAACTACTGGGGGAAGCAATTCCGATCGCAGCGGTATTTGGCGATCAACAGGCGGCGCTATTTGCTCACGGGTGCGATCGTCCTGGTATGGTGAAATGTACGTATGGGACGGGATGTTTTTTAATCGCCCATACAGGTGAAGAACTGACGCGATCGCATCACCAGTTATTGTCAACTGTTGCCTGGACGCAAGTTTTAGCAAACGGAAGAACGGCGACGAGTTACGCTTTAGAAGCGGCTATGTTTACGACAGGTGCTTGCATTCAGTGGTTGCGAGATGGTTTGAAGCTGATCGATTCAGCTGCCGAAACCGAACACCTGGCGCGTCAAGTTACAGATAATAACGGTGTTTACTTCGTCCCAGCATTAAGTGGATTGGGTGCGCCTCGGTGGGATATGAGCGCCAGGGGTGCTTTTCTGGGAATTACAGGCGGCGTACAGCGCGAACACATGGTGAGAGCCGTTTTAGAAGCGATCGCTTATCAGGTAAAAGAGGCGATCGAGGCGATGAATCGAGATTCTAGCAAAGCGATTGAAGTCTTGAAAGTTGATGGAGGTGCTTGTCAAAATGACTTTTTAATGCAGTTCCAAGCCGATGCACTCGGAATTCCGATCGAGCGTCCAGTTGTTTTAGAAGCAACGGCTCAAGGTGCAGCCTTTGGTGCTGGATTGGCGATCGGTTATTGGACTGATTATCAAAAATTGTGTCGCAGTCGGAAAATCGACCGAATTTTTGAGCCAGGAACGGGGGCAATTCAAGCACAAGAAAATTTTCACACTTGGCTTAAAGCTGTTAACCGCGCTCAGCATTGGGTTGATGAATCTCATCTCTGAGTTTATGCTCTGATTTGCTGTTGCGATCTTTGAGCGATCCCAGTTCTTGATTTGTCAAACTAGTATTAAGTATGAGTGGAGCGAAAAGCGATGCTAGAAGATACAAAGGAGATAGCAGATTTTCACGCTCATGTCTATTACGATCGCCAAAGTCGCGAAGTAGCAGCGCGTGTACGTGAAGAATTGAATACAAAATTCGACGTGAGGCTTGGGCGCTGGCATGACAATCCGATTGGTCCCCATCCCAAACCTATGTATCAAGTTGCCTTTTTACCAGAGCAATTTGGTGCGATTGTTTCCTGGTTAATGTTGCATCGTCAAGGATTAGATATTTTAGTCCATCCAACAACAGGTAACGATGTTGCCGACCATACAAACCATGCCCTTTGGTTAGGAGACAAGTTAGAGCTAAATATAGAGTTTCTTAGAGCCATTAAAACGACTTAATTTCAAGGAAAAATACAAGTTTCAGAATACAGATGAACTCAAAATAGTCATATTATATCAATTTTATATGCTGACATCTGCCTGTTTTAAATTAAACGAATTTGACTGGTAATGAGTAGAATTGGCATGGCTTTTGCAGAAGGTTTAATCGCCTTTATTGCTACAAATATTGATGATATTATTGTCTTGCTACTCTTTTTCTCTCAAATAAATGCTAATTTTCGTCGTCGGCATATCGTTATCGGTCAGTATCTAGGTTTTACAACTATTGTTTTGGCTAGCTTACCAGGTTTTTTTGGTGGTTTAATTGTACCGCGAGAATGGATTGGTTTACTAGGACTCTTGCCAATAATAATTGGGTTTAAGCAATTAGTAAATCGCAAAATAGAAACCGTACAAGTACAAACAGTAACCAGCTTTGAAAATTCTAGTTATCGTAATTCCACATTTTCTTTCCTTTTAAGTCTTCTGAACCCTCATACTTATAAAGTTGCAGCAGTAACACTTGCTAATGGGGGCGATAATATTAGTATCTATATTCCGTTATTTGCTGGTAGTCAACTTGCTAGTTTAAGTATAATTCTCGCTGTATTTTTTTTGATGGTAGGAGTTTGGTGTGCGATCGCCTATTTATTAACTCGCCAACCTACTATTGCCAATATTTTAAGTCGCTACGGTCAACCGATAGTTCCTTTCATATTGATTGGCTTAGGTTTATTTATTCTGTATGAAAGAGGCACGTTCGGGCTAATATTTTCAGCTTGAACTTACAATATTTAAGCAATTTTAAGAATTCATTTGCTGATATCGTGCTTGAAGCTCCTCAATGGAAAATAATGTCCGAAACTTCAATCCTTTCGCTGCATATAACTCAGCACCACCTTGCTTTCTATCTACCAACGATATAACTTCCTCAACTTTATACCCCGCCTCTCGCAATCTTTCAACTGCTTTCATTGCTGATTGTCCAGTCGTGACAACATCTTCTAGAACCACAACCAAAGCACCATCTGGTAATACTGGACCTTCAATATACGCTCTCGTACCATGTCCTTTAGTTTCTTTACGAATAATCAAAGCTGGAATGGGACGATTTTCAATCGCAGAAACCACACTCACGGCACTAACAATGGGATCGGCTCCCAGTGTCAATCCTGCCACTGCTTGCGTGTCTGGTGGTAGCAGAGATAATAACAAACGACCGATCGCCAAAGCACCTTGAGGGTGTAACGTAACTAATTTGCCATTAATGTAATAAGAACTGCGTTGACCAGAAGACAGGACAAAATCACCCTCTTTGTAGGCAAGTTGACAGAGTAGATCGAGTAGTTCTTGGCGTAGTGCAGTTAAATCGGTTGTCATAATTTGAGAAAGCAGGGAGCAGGGAACAGGGAGTCGGGAGTCGGGAAGATAGCTGAGCGAGCAATTCTAGTCACTAGTCACCAGCCACTAGTCAGTCTCTACTAATAACTGATAATCGATCGCTAATTGATAAAACGGGGAAGAATAGGCTAAGACTGATGCAACAGTTCAGTATAAGTCAAAATTGCAACAGTATAGAGGACATTCTATGCCCATCAAATTCAACCGCTTCAGTGGTATTCTACTCGCGATCGCTGCTGTCTCTGGATTTCAGGCTAGCGCGATCGCCCAACCAAGCAACCGTACTCTTGCCGATCGCTTTGAGCAAGCGATGTTCACTAGCGGTCGTGATTTCTTCCAAAATCGTTCTTTCGGACGACAATTTGATTGGCTGTTGGGAACAAACGGATTTCCCGACAACGAAATTAATCGCGACGCGAAACGGACTGATGACCTGTACCGCACTGCACTAGAGCAGCAAGTCTCTAGCGATCCGGTCATCCGCACGCGAGATCTGCCTAATCCATACAGAACTTCAGTTTTGGAGTCTAAGAAGTCTAGTAATCCAAAGTAATTTGCCAGTCGGGAATCAATACTTCTTGGTTAGAATTCGATCCCTCCAACCTCCCTTAAAAAGGGAGGCTAAAGACAGCTTCATTTCCCTCTTGTCAAGGGGGATTAAGGGGGATCTTCCAAAGGCTGTGCAATCATAACCGAGAAGTATTGAGTCGGGAATAGGGGAGCGCTCTAAATTCCCACAAGCAATCATAGATTCTGTAGCGATCGCCGCTCATCACCAGTAGCCAGTCTGGTAATTTTTGCTTGGTAGTTTTTGCTGAGTGTTGACTCTTAGAAATCCAGGGTGCAGGAGTTGAACCTGCCTAAGGCGAATTATGAGTTCGCTGCCTCAACCGCTCGGCCAACCCTGGCGGAGTTTATATTGTAACTTAGATTGTCAAGGCAAATTGTTTAGTCTCAATACTTAATATCGCCACAAGACAAATAGTACATAATTTACATAACCGCAATGATATAACTAGCTCATTCGTTAGCAAACAACTGGTGTAAGGAGTCAATGCTCTGGATTAAGCGAGCATCATTAAGAAAAGTCAATTCAACCGTCGCCCTGACGTTGATCTTGTTGCTTCTGATGTTGATCGGGGGTTATATAAGTGCAATCTGGGGATATGCGATCGGACATGAAGCGATTGAAGGCGTAAATCAACCCGATTCTCGTCCCGCCGGGAAAATTGGATTTCGCAAAAATAAGTCTCAACAGCAGCAAGGCGTGGTGATGCTCAAAGAAGCCGATGTCTTAGCTGCCGTAAAAGCTAGAATTGACGGCAAAGGAAAAAAAGCCAAGCCGGAGAAGCCGTTAATTGAAAATCCGCAGAACGACAAGCGATCGTCTACAAAATCAAAGTTGGTGGCTGAGAGCGAGTCCCCTCAGCCTGGATTTCCAATGATTTCTAAAACCGAAGGAGTGTCCTTAGAAATTGCATCTGCACGATTTTCTGGCGGGGCATTACAGTTGAAGATGAACTTTAAAAACGAAGGAGATAGAACCATCAGGTTTCTATCTAGCTTTTTAGATGTAACCAACGAACGAGGACAGACACTCAGCGCCAACACGGAAGGCTTTCCTGAAGAATTACCAGCTAACGGCAAAACTGTTGCCAGCACGCTCAGTATCTCCACTGCTCTGCTCGACAACGTACAGAAAATTTCTTTACATCTGACCGATTATCCCGAACAGCGATTGCAGTTACAAATGTTAAATATTCCTGTAGTTAGGTAAATAACGGGACAAGGGGACAGGAGAGAAGTCAAAATTCACGCATTCAAAATTCAAAATTCAAAACTTTCCAACTCCCTACTCCCTGCTCCCAGCTCGTCCCTGCTCCCTCCACCAAAGATGAGTGCTTTCCCTCCCCTGAATTGGGCAGATATTTGGCTCAGATTATTATCTGTGCTGTTGTTGATTGCCATTAATGCTTTTTTTGTCACGGCTGAGTTTTCCCTTGTTTCCGTGAGGCGATCGCGGATTTATCAGTTGGTAGAAGCGGGAGACTGGCAAGCGCTGACAGTACAATCGCTACAACGCAGTCTCGAGCGCGTCCTCTCTACTACCCAACTTGGGATCACTCTTTCCAGTCTTGCCTTGGGTTGGATTGGCGAGAGTACGATGGGCGTACTGGTTGCTGCTTGGTTAGAGCAGTTACCCTTACCTGCGGGAGAGCGGGCTTTTATTACCCATGCGATCTCCATTTCAGTTGCTTTTTTTCTAGTTGCCTATTTGCAAATCGTGCTGGGAGAATTATGTCCCAAGTCAGTCGCGCTGCTCTACTCCGAGCAACTAGCGCGGTTATTGGGTTCACCCCTCAAAGCGATCGCCCGCATTTTTACGCCCTTTGTCTGGATTCTCAACCAATCCACGCGCTTTCTGCTGCGTTTAGTGGGTATTCAATACACGGGACAAGCTTGGAGACCACCAGTTACTCCCGAAGAGTTACAACTGATTATTTCTACCGAGCGAGAATCGACTGGCTTAGAGGCAGAAGAACGAGCGTTACTGAATAATATTTTTGAATTCGGTACGGTCAAAGTTGGGGCAGTCATGGTACAGCGTCCGCAAATTATTGCTTTATCCATGAACGCCACGTTGCAAACTCTGTTGCAAGCAGTTGCAGCTACGGGACACTCTCGCTACCCCATTATTGGTAAATCGTTGGACGAAGTACGGGGCATTATTCACCTCAAAGACCTAGCAGAACCACTCGCTCTAG
This window of the Chroococcidiopsis thermalis PCC 7203 genome carries:
- a CDS encoding DOPA 4,5-dioxygenase family protein produces the protein MLEDTKEIADFHAHVYYDRQSREVAARVREELNTKFDVRLGRWHDNPIGPHPKPMYQVAFLPEQFGAIVSWLMLHRQGLDILVHPTTGNDVADHTNHALWLGDKLELNIEFLRAIKTT
- a CDS encoding cadmium resistance transporter; this encodes MSRIGMAFAEGLIAFIATNIDDIIVLLLFFSQINANFRRRHIVIGQYLGFTTIVLASLPGFFGGLIVPREWIGLLGLLPIIIGFKQLVNRKIETVQVQTVTSFENSSYRNSTFSFLLSLLNPHTYKVAAVTLANGGDNISIYIPLFAGSQLASLSIILAVFFLMVGVWCAIAYLLTRQPTIANILSRYGQPIVPFILIGLGLFILYERGTFGLIFSA
- the pyrE gene encoding orotate phosphoribosyltransferase, producing MTTDLTALRQELLDLLCQLAYKEGDFVLSSGQRSSYYINGKLVTLHPQGALAIGRLLLSLLPPDTQAVAGLTLGADPIVSAVSVVSAIENRPIPALIIRKETKGHGTRAYIEGPVLPDGALVVVLEDVVTTGQSAMKAVERLREAGYKVEEVISLVDRKQGGAELYAAKGLKFRTLFSIEELQARYQQMNS
- a CDS encoding hemolysin family protein, which codes for MSAFPPLNWADIWLRLLSVLLLIAINAFFVTAEFSLVSVRRSRIYQLVEAGDWQALTVQSLQRSLERVLSTTQLGITLSSLALGWIGESTMGVLVAAWLEQLPLPAGERAFITHAISISVAFFLVAYLQIVLGELCPKSVALLYSEQLARLLGSPLKAIARIFTPFVWILNQSTRFLLRLVGIQYTGQAWRPPVTPEELQLIISTERESTGLEAEERALLNNIFEFGTVKVGAVMVQRPQIIALSMNATLQTLLQAVAATGHSRYPIIGKSLDEVRGIIHLKDLAEPLALGKISLSTEIYPWMRPAQFVPEHTSLGELLPVMQQSLRHSIRAERATIIVVNEFGGTVGLVTLQDLIAEIIGDAGAIESTDELLIQSLDDRTYLVQAQMNLEDLNKLLNLDLPLRQDYQTLGGFILYQLQEIPAVGTTLNYQNLEFTIVSVEGPRLDEIKIHLLQGAESSEQGAE
- the glpK gene encoding glycerol kinase GlpK, encoding MQYILGLDLGTTGNRAILFDAEGAIAGQAYKELRQYYPQPGYLEHDPEEIWQDTYTCIQQILKHTGISANAIAAIGLSVQRETCLLWDKTTGKPLHKAIVWQDRRTASMCRQLQAKGQAKTIQERTGLIVDAYFSATKFAWLLDWVRDKNININLDNILAGTIDTWILWKLTGGKVHATDHSNASRTMLMNLAQGNWDSQLLDLFQIPDRIMPQIQPSLGMFGETDPQLLGEAIPIAAVFGDQQAALFAHGCDRPGMVKCTYGTGCFLIAHTGEELTRSHHQLLSTVAWTQVLANGRTATSYALEAAMFTTGACIQWLRDGLKLIDSAAETEHLARQVTDNNGVYFVPALSGLGAPRWDMSARGAFLGITGGVQREHMVRAVLEAIAYQVKEAIEAMNRDSSKAIEVLKVDGGACQNDFLMQFQADALGIPIERPVVLEATAQGAAFGAGLAIGYWTDYQKLCRSRKIDRIFEPGTGAIQAQENFHTWLKAVNRAQHWVDESHL